In Corynebacterium aquatimens, one genomic interval encodes:
- the treS gene encoding maltose alpha-D-glucosyltransferase: MNEPTEVTTSDQPVSPGNPLSPTSPHSPQSTATHATPHAVMPQTDAEGYIIEHEAREFSAPAPAPGNEPWERPDPQWYKDAVFYEVLVRAFYDPDNTGSGTLKGVMEKLDYLQWLGVDCLWLPPFYDSPLRDGGYDIRDFRKVLPEFGTVEDFVALVDAAHKRGIRIITDFPINHTSDTHPWFQESRREPDGPYGDFYVWTDDPDLYSEARIIFIDTEESNWTYDPVRKQYFWHRFFSHQPDLNYDNPAVQEAIIDVIRFWLDLGMDGIRLDAIPYLFEREGTNGENLPETHEFIKKVRRIFDEEYPGRFLLAEANQMPDEVVAYFGGNPQTEEWHEGDDQGKIHGDECHMAFHFPVMPRIFMGIRQELAQPIIDILRETPQIPDSAQWGIFLRNHDELTLEMVSDDERDFMYTNYATDPRMKANVGIRRRLAPLLGGHRDRLELANTLLLSLPGSPFLYYGDEIGMGDNIWLPDRDGVRTPMQWSSDRNGGFSRAEPERLYLPVIRNDAYGYQSINVESQMERENSLLHWVRERVHIRKQYKAFGRGDYQEVHHDNPQVLAFIREYTDETGRNERILCVNNMSSRPQPVEMHLSHLAGISPRELSGNIEFPAIGELPWLVTLSPHGSFWFDVSNGLRKF, from the coding sequence ATGAATGAACCCACGGAAGTAACCACGAGCGACCAGCCGGTTAGCCCAGGCAACCCGCTCTCCCCCACGTCGCCGCACTCCCCACAGTCGACGGCTACCCATGCGACACCGCACGCGGTCATGCCTCAGACTGACGCAGAGGGCTACATCATCGAGCACGAGGCGCGGGAATTTTCCGCTCCTGCGCCAGCCCCAGGCAACGAGCCGTGGGAGCGCCCGGACCCGCAGTGGTACAAGGACGCCGTCTTTTATGAGGTACTCGTGCGTGCCTTCTACGACCCAGATAACACGGGGTCCGGAACGCTCAAGGGCGTCATGGAAAAACTGGACTACCTCCAGTGGTTGGGCGTGGACTGCCTGTGGCTTCCGCCCTTTTATGATTCCCCGCTGCGCGATGGTGGCTACGACATCCGTGACTTTAGAAAAGTCCTGCCGGAATTCGGCACCGTTGAAGACTTCGTGGCCCTCGTGGACGCAGCCCACAAGCGCGGCATCCGCATCATCACGGACTTCCCCATCAACCACACCTCCGATACGCACCCGTGGTTCCAAGAATCCCGGCGCGAACCGGACGGGCCATACGGCGACTTTTACGTGTGGACGGATGACCCGGACCTCTACTCCGAGGCGCGCATCATCTTCATTGACACCGAGGAGTCCAACTGGACGTATGACCCGGTGCGCAAGCAGTACTTCTGGCACCGCTTTTTCAGCCACCAGCCAGATCTGAACTACGACAACCCGGCGGTCCAAGAGGCGATCATTGACGTGATCCGATTCTGGCTGGACTTGGGCATGGACGGCATCCGCCTCGATGCAATCCCCTACCTCTTCGAGCGCGAAGGCACCAACGGAGAGAACCTGCCCGAAACCCACGAGTTCATCAAGAAGGTCCGCCGGATTTTCGACGAGGAGTACCCGGGCCGCTTCCTGTTGGCGGAGGCGAACCAGATGCCTGATGAAGTCGTGGCGTACTTCGGCGGCAACCCGCAGACCGAGGAATGGCACGAAGGAGATGATCAGGGCAAGATCCACGGCGACGAGTGCCACATGGCCTTCCACTTCCCCGTCATGCCACGCATCTTCATGGGTATCCGTCAAGAGCTCGCGCAGCCGATCATCGACATTCTGCGTGAGACCCCCCAGATCCCAGACTCCGCGCAATGGGGCATCTTCCTGCGCAACCACGACGAGCTGACGCTGGAGATGGTCAGCGATGATGAGCGCGACTTCATGTACACCAACTACGCGACGGATCCACGCATGAAAGCCAACGTGGGCATTAGGCGCAGGCTCGCCCCGCTGCTCGGCGGTCACCGCGACCGACTGGAACTGGCCAACACGCTTTTGCTTTCCCTGCCGGGTTCACCGTTCCTCTACTACGGCGATGAGATCGGCATGGGCGACAACATTTGGCTGCCGGACCGCGACGGTGTGCGCACGCCGATGCAGTGGTCGTCCGACCGCAACGGTGGGTTCTCCCGCGCTGAACCCGAGCGGCTTTACCTTCCAGTGATCCGCAACGACGCGTACGGTTACCAATCAATCAACGTCGAATCCCAGATGGAACGGGAAAACTCCCTCCTGCACTGGGTGCGCGAGCGCGTTCACATCCGCAAGCAGTACAAGGCATTCGGCCGCGGTGATTACCAGGAAGTCCACCACGACAACCCACAGGTTCTCGCCTTCATCCGCGAATACACGGATGAAACCGGGCGCAATGAACGCATCCTGTGCGTCAACAACATGAGTTCACGGCCACAGCCCGTTGAGATGCACCTAAGTCACCTCGCTGGAATTTCTCCCCGCGAGCTGTCTGGCAATATCGAATTCCCCGCGATCGGTGAACTACCCTGGCTGGTCACCCTGTCACCACACGGATCGTTCTGGTTCGATGTGTCCAACGGCCTGCGCAAGTTCTAG